Proteins encoded within one genomic window of Polynucleobacter duraquae:
- the glcF gene encoding glycolate oxidase subunit GlcF yields MQTQLAPQFVNTPEGIEAARILGKCVHCGFCTATCPTYQLLGDELDGPRGRIYLIKQMAEGQAPTEKTRLHLDRCLTCRNCESTCPSGVQYGNLVDIGRKWAEENTPERPLSQRLTRWALKEGLTSPKLFNSAMAIGRLVRPLMPTGIQRKIPEAKNKALNTNTDPYARPQTSHSRKMLLLEGCVQPGMLPNINSATARVLDALKIELISAPNATCCGALRYHLNDQAGGLENAKQNIDAWWPQVEQGIEAIVMTASGCGVMVKDYGHLFSSDPKYAAKAKTISDLTKDISEILQALQEELVALVGVDPKPGVVYHPPCTLQHGQQIRGKVEGLLAGIGIGVRLCADSHLCCGSAGTYSVTQPELSEQLRHNKLTHLNAACEESGAQVIVSGNIGCITHLQQEDTPVLHWIEIVDQLIHQQSQIQS; encoded by the coding sequence ATGCAAACTCAACTCGCCCCCCAATTTGTCAATACCCCTGAAGGTATTGAAGCTGCCAGAATTCTTGGTAAATGTGTGCACTGTGGCTTCTGCACAGCGACATGCCCCACCTATCAATTGCTTGGTGATGAGCTCGATGGTCCTCGAGGTCGCATCTACCTCATTAAGCAAATGGCGGAAGGCCAAGCCCCTACTGAAAAAACACGTCTGCATTTGGATCGCTGCCTGACTTGCCGCAATTGCGAAAGTACTTGTCCAAGTGGTGTGCAATATGGCAACTTAGTCGATATTGGTCGCAAGTGGGCAGAAGAAAATACTCCCGAGCGCCCTCTTAGTCAGCGCCTCACCCGCTGGGCTCTGAAAGAGGGTTTAACCAGTCCTAAGTTATTTAATTCAGCGATGGCTATTGGCCGCTTAGTTCGACCACTCATGCCCACTGGTATACAGCGCAAGATTCCGGAAGCTAAAAATAAAGCGCTCAATACAAATACGGATCCCTATGCAAGGCCACAGACTAGCCACTCACGCAAGATGCTATTGCTTGAGGGTTGCGTTCAACCTGGCATGCTGCCAAATATCAACTCAGCAACTGCACGTGTTTTAGATGCGCTCAAGATTGAATTAATTTCTGCACCTAACGCCACTTGCTGTGGTGCATTGCGTTACCACTTAAATGATCAAGCTGGCGGCTTAGAAAATGCCAAACAAAATATCGATGCTTGGTGGCCGCAAGTTGAGCAAGGCATTGAAGCTATTGTGATGACTGCTTCTGGTTGTGGTGTGATGGTCAAAGATTATGGCCATCTATTTTCGAGTGACCCAAAATATGCCGCTAAGGCTAAGACTATCTCCGATCTCACTAAAGATATTTCAGAAATCTTGCAAGCGCTTCAAGAAGAGCTTGTTGCTCTAGTGGGTGTTGATCCAAAACCTGGTGTGGTGTATCACCCTCCCTGCACGCTGCAACATGGCCAACAAATTCGCGGCAAGGTAGAGGGCCTTTTGGCTGGTATTGGCATTGGAGTGCGCTTATGCGCTGATAGCCATCTCTGCTGTGGCTCAGCAGGAACTTATTCAGTAACCCAGCCAGAACTCTCAGAACAGTTACGCCATAACAAACTAACTCACCTCAATGCTGCCTGCGAAGAGTCTGGCGCACAAGTGATTGTTTCCGGAAATATTGGCTGTATCACCCACCTTCAACAAGAGGACACTCCAGTTCTGCATTGGATTGAGATTGTTGACCAACTCATTCATCAACAAAGTCAAATCCAATCATGA
- a CDS encoding YggS family pyridoxal phosphate-dependent enzyme — translation MSQVTTKLMMLRQRLELAALAAKREPEDIQLLAVSKTFPAIAVEEAMHAGQTAFGENYAQEGVEKIQQLSKLRPWLEWHFIGPLQSNKTRDVAEHFDWVHSIDRLKIAERLSTQRGEFSNLGPLQVCVQINVSEEDSKSGISLEEVDALCDAISKLPHLALRGLMAIPAPSDDVSQQHQSFAAVRECFVGIKAKHSNDVGFDFFDTLSMGMSDDLEAAITEGSTMVRIGSAIFGKRDKIKA, via the coding sequence ATGAGTCAAGTCACCACCAAGCTCATGATGCTGAGGCAGAGGCTTGAGCTGGCAGCTTTGGCTGCTAAACGTGAGCCAGAGGATATTCAGCTTCTCGCTGTCAGTAAAACCTTTCCCGCTATAGCGGTTGAGGAGGCCATGCATGCCGGGCAAACTGCCTTTGGTGAAAATTATGCCCAAGAAGGTGTTGAAAAAATTCAGCAGCTATCTAAATTGCGCCCTTGGCTTGAGTGGCACTTTATTGGCCCACTACAAAGCAACAAGACACGCGATGTTGCAGAACACTTTGACTGGGTGCATAGTATTGATCGCCTCAAAATCGCAGAACGCCTTTCTACTCAACGTGGAGAATTTTCTAACCTAGGCCCATTGCAAGTTTGCGTTCAAATTAATGTTAGCGAAGAGGACAGTAAAAGCGGCATTTCTCTCGAAGAGGTTGATGCTCTTTGCGATGCGATTTCCAAATTACCTCATTTAGCTCTTCGCGGACTCATGGCAATTCCTGCACCTAGCGATGACGTTAGCCAACAACATCAATCTTTTGCAGCCGTTCGAGAGTGTTTCGTCGGAATTAAGGCAAAACACAGTAATGATGTTGGGTTTGATTTCTTTGATACGCTCTCCATGGGGATGTCTGATGATCTGGAGGCTGCAATCACTGAAGGCAGCACCATGGTACGTATAGGTAGCGCGATTTTTGGGAAGCGCGATAAGATCAAGGCATGA
- the proC gene encoding pyrroline-5-carboxylate reductase, translating to MSTQQINQNVHITFIGGGNMGRALISGLLSNGFEANQLSVVEANASTGLQLHQDFGVQIIGTLDQINFDFSKNNVVVMAIKPQDFNVVAKSLNAKLKHATAPGPLILSIAAGIRLKDMSRWLDHERCVRAMPNTPALIGKGITGLFADAAVNASDRALAETICNAVGQAVWVSEEKLMDAVTAVSGSGPAYVFAFLEAMQSSGEKLGLDSATARKLAYATLEGATQLAHNSDEYAGVLRERVTSKGGTTAAALDILKQLDWHGALEKAVDAASQRGKAMGDELGKTQ from the coding sequence ATGAGCACACAACAAATAAACCAAAACGTCCACATCACCTTCATTGGCGGCGGCAATATGGGCCGCGCTTTAATTAGCGGCTTATTGAGCAATGGTTTTGAGGCTAATCAATTATCTGTAGTCGAGGCCAATGCTAGTACTGGCTTGCAATTGCATCAAGATTTTGGTGTGCAGATCATTGGTACTTTGGATCAAATTAATTTTGACTTCTCCAAAAATAATGTCGTAGTGATGGCCATTAAGCCTCAGGACTTCAATGTAGTAGCCAAGTCTTTAAATGCAAAACTCAAGCATGCGACCGCACCAGGCCCACTCATTCTCAGCATAGCCGCCGGCATTCGCCTCAAAGACATGAGTCGTTGGCTTGATCATGAGCGTTGTGTGCGTGCGATGCCCAATACTCCAGCATTAATTGGTAAGGGCATTACTGGGCTATTCGCTGATGCTGCGGTCAATGCATCTGACCGCGCCCTTGCGGAAACGATTTGCAATGCAGTAGGTCAAGCAGTTTGGGTGAGTGAAGAAAAACTCATGGACGCTGTTACTGCTGTTTCTGGCAGCGGCCCTGCCTATGTTTTTGCTTTCTTGGAGGCTATGCAATCGAGTGGCGAGAAACTTGGACTGGACTCAGCCACCGCTCGCAAACTTGCCTATGCCACTTTAGAGGGTGCTACACAATTAGCTCACAACTCAGATGAGTATGCAGGCGTATTGCGTGAACGCGTCACTTCCAAGGGTGGCACTACTGCTGCTGCACTGGATATACTCAAGCAACTCGATTGGCATGGTGCGCTTGAAAAGGCAGTTGATGCAGCCAGTCAACGTGGCAAGGCAATGGGTGATGAATTAGGTAAGACCCAGTAG
- the ubiA gene encoding 4-hydroxybenzoate octaprenyltransferase, whose translation MRDRIIAYAYLIRLDKPIGTLLLLWPTLWALWLASSGFPDWHLLIIFILGTFLMRSAGCAMNDYADQDFDRHVLRTRDRPITSGKISGKEALAVAATLALIAYLLIQPLNALTQELSFFALAVAIIYPFTKRFFAIPQAVLGIAFGFGIPMAYAAILDFIPMEAWVLFVGNIFWAIAYDTAYAMVDRDDDLRLGLRTSAITFGRFDVLAIALSYALLFLSQIWVAQLANLNNFFWVGWCFAVACALYHLKLVASRKREDCFKAFRHNNWLGGFLFLGILLGLT comes from the coding sequence ATGCGCGATCGTATTATTGCTTACGCTTACCTAATCCGTCTGGATAAACCAATCGGAACGCTACTTTTATTGTGGCCAACTTTATGGGCACTTTGGCTAGCAAGTAGCGGCTTTCCCGATTGGCATCTACTCATTATTTTTATCTTGGGAACATTTTTAATGCGCAGTGCCGGGTGCGCTATGAATGACTATGCGGATCAAGATTTTGATCGCCATGTTTTAAGAACTAGAGATCGCCCCATTACGAGTGGCAAGATTTCTGGAAAAGAGGCGCTGGCTGTGGCAGCCACTTTGGCATTGATAGCTTACTTACTTATTCAACCCCTGAATGCTTTAACTCAAGAGCTCTCTTTCTTTGCCTTAGCGGTTGCGATTATTTACCCTTTCACCAAACGTTTCTTTGCGATTCCGCAAGCAGTTCTTGGTATTGCCTTTGGTTTTGGTATTCCGATGGCCTATGCCGCCATATTGGATTTCATTCCAATGGAGGCTTGGGTTTTGTTTGTTGGCAATATCTTCTGGGCGATTGCTTACGATACAGCTTATGCCATGGTTGATCGTGATGATGATTTACGTTTAGGTTTGCGCACCTCGGCCATTACCTTTGGTCGATTTGATGTTTTAGCAATTGCCTTGAGTTATGCCCTGCTATTTCTGAGTCAGATTTGGGTCGCTCAATTAGCTAATCTGAATAATTTCTTTTGGGTGGGTTGGTGCTTTGCTGTAGCTTGTGCTCTATATCACCTGAAGTTAGTGGCTAGTCGTAAACGGGAAGATTGCTTTAAGGCATTTCGCCACAATAACTGGTTGGGCGGATTCCTATTTCTGGGAATCCTACTGGGTCTTACCTAA
- the recG gene encoding ATP-dependent DNA helicase RecG translates to MTTKRPPTALEKMGLNSPMALALHLPSRYEDETELFTIEEALGLGRFHSIQTQGVVIRNQVMFRPRRQLLVTIEDDTASLQLRFLNFYPSQQKQMAVGNHIRVRGEIREGYQGAEIVHPTVRAVIPEAPLPASLTPVYPASAGISQTMIRKAVLKALQDASLKNSLAEFLPSTLMAEILPKNDWPPLQDAITYLHQPPADTNTQSLLERTHPAWRRVQFEELLAQQISLKRAHAIRRERRAPSFVKGQQASKLSKTSKTKNSIEEGLLKILLFELTGAQARVWSEIGYDLSNTFPMNRLLQGDVGSGKTVIAALAAARAMDHGYQAAIMAPTEILAEQHYLKMQEWFGPIGVKIAWLSGSLKAKEKRLAQEMIESGEAQLIIGTHALIQDKVSFAKLGLAVIDEQHRFGVRQRLEIQQRVSSELFYCHQLMMSATPIPRTLAMTYYADLDVSVIDELPPGRKPIATKVVKAARRDEVIGGLHDWLVKGLQAYWVCPLIEESEVLQLQTAVESFEQLTQALPNFKVGLVHGRLKSEEKAAVMAAFKANEIQLLVATTVIEVGVDVPNAALMVIEHAERFGYAQIHQLRGRVGRGSADSVCILMYAEPLSMAAKERLQTLRETSDGFVIAERDLSLRGPGELLGAKQSGDAMLRFVDLQRDAWLIELAQTAAERLLAEHADLVERHLERWLGSRTEFLKA, encoded by the coding sequence ATGACGACTAAGCGACCGCCAACTGCACTCGAAAAGATGGGTTTAAATAGCCCTATGGCACTTGCTTTGCATCTGCCATCCCGCTACGAGGACGAGACTGAGCTCTTTACCATTGAAGAGGCCTTGGGCCTTGGGAGATTTCATTCGATTCAGACTCAGGGCGTCGTGATTCGCAATCAGGTGATGTTTCGCCCCAGAAGACAGCTATTGGTCACGATTGAGGACGATACTGCTTCGCTACAACTACGCTTTCTCAATTTCTATCCTAGCCAACAAAAGCAAATGGCAGTCGGTAATCACATCCGAGTGCGGGGTGAAATTCGAGAGGGCTATCAAGGCGCGGAGATAGTTCACCCTACTGTTCGTGCAGTTATTCCAGAAGCACCATTGCCGGCGAGCTTGACTCCCGTCTATCCAGCTAGTGCTGGTATCTCACAAACCATGATTCGTAAGGCGGTGCTTAAGGCTCTGCAGGATGCTAGTCTCAAAAATAGTTTGGCAGAATTTTTACCATCCACACTCATGGCAGAAATTCTGCCAAAAAATGATTGGCCACCGCTGCAAGATGCCATTACCTATTTGCACCAGCCACCTGCCGATACCAATACCCAATCACTTTTAGAGCGCACTCATCCCGCTTGGCGCCGCGTGCAGTTTGAAGAATTGCTGGCCCAGCAGATTTCTTTAAAGCGGGCGCATGCTATCCGGAGAGAAAGGCGTGCCCCTAGTTTTGTGAAGGGGCAGCAGGCAAGTAAGCTCAGTAAAACAAGCAAAACAAAAAACAGCATTGAAGAAGGCTTGCTTAAAATCTTACTCTTCGAGCTAACTGGTGCCCAAGCTCGAGTCTGGTCTGAAATTGGATACGACCTATCAAATACTTTTCCAATGAATCGCTTATTGCAAGGTGATGTGGGTAGTGGCAAAACAGTGATTGCAGCATTGGCTGCTGCGCGTGCCATGGATCATGGTTATCAAGCTGCCATCATGGCCCCGACAGAAATTCTGGCGGAGCAACACTATCTCAAAATGCAGGAGTGGTTTGGACCTATAGGGGTAAAGATTGCATGGCTCTCGGGCAGCTTGAAAGCTAAGGAAAAACGACTTGCACAAGAAATGATTGAGAGCGGTGAGGCGCAACTCATTATTGGTACACATGCACTCATTCAGGATAAGGTGAGTTTTGCGAAGTTGGGTTTAGCAGTCATTGATGAGCAACATCGATTTGGCGTAAGGCAGCGCTTAGAAATTCAGCAACGCGTTAGCTCGGAACTGTTTTATTGCCACCAATTAATGATGTCGGCTACTCCGATTCCACGGACTCTGGCAATGACCTATTACGCTGATCTGGATGTTTCAGTAATAGATGAATTGCCTCCAGGACGAAAACCGATTGCCACTAAGGTAGTGAAGGCGGCGCGCAGAGATGAAGTGATTGGAGGACTGCATGATTGGTTGGTTAAGGGATTACAAGCCTATTGGGTTTGTCCTTTGATTGAAGAGTCTGAAGTCTTGCAATTGCAAACCGCAGTTGAAAGTTTTGAGCAGCTCACACAGGCACTTCCGAACTTTAAGGTTGGTCTAGTACATGGGCGCTTGAAGAGCGAGGAGAAGGCTGCAGTGATGGCAGCTTTCAAAGCCAATGAAATCCAGCTCTTGGTGGCGACAACGGTGATTGAAGTTGGCGTGGATGTGCCCAATGCAGCACTCATGGTGATTGAACATGCAGAACGATTTGGCTATGCGCAGATTCATCAGTTACGAGGGCGTGTTGGGCGCGGTTCGGCAGATTCAGTCTGTATCTTGATGTATGCAGAGCCACTATCCATGGCGGCTAAAGAGCGCCTACAAACTTTACGAGAAACGTCAGACGGATTCGTAATAGCAGAGCGCGACTTATCGCTTCGTGGCCCAGGTGAATTATTGGGCGCCAAGCAATCTGGGGATGCTATGTTGCGATTTGTCGACCTTCAACGTGATGCATGGCTGATTGAGTTAGCTCAGACAGCAGCAGAGCGTCTGTTAGCTGAGCATGCCGACTTAGTTGAAAGACATCTTGAGCGTTGGCTTGGCTCTCGTACTGAGTTTCTAAAAGCTTGA
- the queA gene encoding tRNA preQ1(34) S-adenosylmethionine ribosyltransferase-isomerase QueA, which yields MQLSDFNYDLPPELIAQHPLANRTDSRLLELNIEGGNVAQLIDRQFPDILKLMKTGDLLVFNDTKVIPARLHGKKETGGNVELLIERISGDKQAWVQIRASKVPKTGSIVHVHNQAGETFPVEMIGHDGRFYEVRFPENVLDLLERFGELPLPPYIEHQPDQEDANRYQTVIAKNPGAVAAPTAGLHFDETILQQLSELGVQQATVTLHVGAGTFTPVREEDLSKHKMHYEWFSIPAETLAAIKTTQQAGGRVIAVGTTSLRALESQAQTQQVTGETNLFITPGYTFKTVDCLLTNFHLPKSTLLMLVSAFAGVDNIRNAYQHAIQNKYRFFSYGDAMFLSRLNSISS from the coding sequence ATGCAACTTTCCGACTTCAATTACGACCTTCCGCCCGAACTGATTGCCCAGCACCCGCTAGCAAATAGAACGGATAGTCGCCTCTTAGAGCTCAATATAGAGGGGGGTAATGTCGCCCAATTAATTGATCGACAGTTCCCAGACATTCTGAAGCTAATGAAAACTGGGGATTTACTCGTCTTTAATGACACCAAGGTAATTCCTGCTCGCCTACATGGCAAAAAGGAGACGGGTGGCAATGTAGAACTCTTGATTGAGCGCATCAGCGGAGATAAACAAGCCTGGGTACAAATCAGAGCCTCTAAGGTTCCTAAGACCGGCAGCATTGTTCATGTACACAATCAGGCTGGAGAAACCTTCCCCGTCGAAATGATTGGCCATGATGGCCGATTCTATGAAGTGCGCTTCCCCGAGAATGTGTTGGATTTGCTGGAGCGATTCGGTGAATTACCTCTACCACCCTACATCGAGCATCAACCAGATCAAGAGGATGCCAATCGCTATCAAACTGTTATCGCCAAGAATCCGGGTGCTGTAGCAGCTCCTACTGCAGGCTTGCACTTTGATGAAACCATTCTTCAGCAACTGAGTGAGCTCGGCGTTCAACAGGCCACAGTCACTCTACATGTGGGCGCAGGCACCTTTACACCGGTTCGCGAAGAAGATCTCTCTAAACACAAGATGCATTACGAGTGGTTTTCAATTCCTGCAGAAACTCTTGCAGCAATTAAGACCACCCAACAGGCAGGCGGTAGAGTCATTGCAGTTGGCACGACCAGTCTACGCGCCCTAGAGAGTCAGGCTCAAACCCAGCAGGTTACTGGCGAAACGAATTTATTTATTACACCTGGTTATACATTCAAAACCGTAGATTGCTTACTGACTAACTTTCATCTGCCAAAATCGACTCTACTGATGTTGGTGAGCGCCTTTGCTGGTGTAGACAATATCCGCAATGCCTATCAACATGCTATTCAGAATAAATATCGCTTTTTTAGCTACGGCGATGCGATGTTCTTAAGTCGCCTTAACTCAATAAGCTCATGA
- the tgt gene encoding tRNA guanosine(34) transglycosylase Tgt: MTKPVHFNILARDSASPARLGQLDLPHGSVQTPIFMPVGTYGTVKAMTPRDLHEAKAQIILGNTFHLWLRPGLDVVKKHGGLHRFMGWDKPILTDSGGFQVFSLGALRKISEEGVTFASPINGDKLFMSPEVSMEIQAVLNSDIAMQFDECTPYEVKGQATSEKTARASLEMSLRWGDRSLKRFRELETGNGLFGIVQGGMFENLREFSLDAVSQQGFDGIAIGGLSVGEPKPEFERILNFTAPKLPEHMPHYLMGVGTPEDLMLGVSLGIDMFDCVMPTRNARNGWLFTRFGDLKLRNSGYKDDDRPVDPTCSCYTCKNFTRSYLNHLQKANEILGSQLNTIHNLSYYLQLMEEVRESLAKDRFSAYREEFHRNRQRGVEPGQD; this comes from the coding sequence ATGACAAAACCTGTGCACTTTAATATCCTCGCGCGTGACTCTGCCAGCCCTGCACGCCTTGGCCAGCTTGACCTCCCCCACGGCAGTGTTCAAACGCCAATCTTTATGCCGGTAGGGACTTATGGCACCGTGAAGGCGATGACCCCACGGGATCTGCATGAGGCTAAAGCCCAAATTATTTTAGGTAACACCTTTCATTTATGGCTGCGGCCCGGTTTAGATGTTGTGAAGAAGCATGGTGGCTTGCACCGCTTCATGGGCTGGGATAAGCCCATCCTCACTGACTCTGGTGGCTTTCAGGTTTTCAGCCTGGGAGCCCTGAGAAAAATCTCAGAGGAAGGCGTGACCTTTGCCTCCCCGATCAATGGCGATAAATTATTTATGTCTCCAGAAGTGTCAATGGAAATTCAGGCGGTCCTCAATAGCGATATCGCGATGCAGTTTGATGAGTGCACCCCTTACGAAGTCAAAGGACAGGCAACCTCAGAGAAAACTGCACGCGCCTCATTAGAGATGTCACTTCGTTGGGGTGATCGCTCCTTAAAACGCTTTCGCGAGCTCGAGACTGGTAACGGCCTTTTTGGCATCGTCCAAGGCGGCATGTTTGAAAATCTCCGTGAGTTCTCCCTAGATGCCGTCAGTCAGCAGGGCTTTGATGGCATTGCCATTGGCGGCCTCTCGGTTGGTGAGCCAAAGCCCGAGTTTGAGCGCATTCTCAATTTCACAGCTCCTAAGCTACCAGAGCACATGCCCCATTACCTGATGGGGGTTGGAACACCTGAAGACTTGATGCTAGGCGTTAGTCTGGGCATTGATATGTTTGACTGCGTCATGCCGACCCGCAATGCTCGCAATGGCTGGCTCTTTACCCGCTTTGGTGATCTCAAGCTGCGTAATTCAGGGTACAAGGACGATGATCGCCCTGTCGATCCTACTTGTTCTTGCTATACCTGTAAAAACTTCACCAGATCCTACTTAAATCACCTCCAAAAGGCGAATGAGATCCTGGGGTCGCAGCTCAACACCATCCATAATCTTTCTTATTACCTACAGCTGATGGAGGAGGTCCGAGAATCTCTGGCTAAAGACCGTTTTAGCGCCTATCGTGAGGAATTTCATCGGAATCGCCAGCGCGGCGTAGAGCCCGGACAGGATTAA
- the yajC gene encoding preprotein translocase subunit YajC, translated as MWISNAFAQAPAAGADSGGLMSFLPLVLMFAVLYFIMIRPQMKRQKETKAMLESLAVGDEVVTVGGIMGKVTALKDPVVTVEIATGTEVQMQKGSITAVLPKGSLKSA; from the coding sequence ATGTGGATTAGTAACGCTTTTGCCCAGGCTCCAGCCGCGGGTGCAGATTCTGGTGGATTGATGAGCTTCCTTCCCCTCGTGTTGATGTTCGCAGTGTTGTACTTCATCATGATTCGTCCTCAAATGAAGCGTCAAAAAGAAACTAAAGCAATGCTGGAGTCTCTTGCTGTTGGCGATGAGGTAGTGACTGTTGGCGGCATCATGGGCAAAGTAACTGCATTAAAAGACCCGGTAGTCACTGTTGAAATAGCTACCGGTACTGAAGTACAAATGCAAAAAGGCTCCATCACAGCAGTATTGCCAAAAGGCTCATTGAAGTCTGCTTAA
- the secD gene encoding protein translocase subunit SecD, protein MNRYPLWKYIVILFALLIGGLYSLPNFFGEAPAVQVSSAKPTIKVDLATQSRVEKILADDNIGNTGIFFESTGNVGSIKIRFNNTDIQLRARDLLQQKLNIDQNEPNFTVALNLLSNTPSWLSALNALPMPLGLDLRGGVYFLLQVDMKGAVQKKVTSLATDIRSQLRDKSIRQQGIERGQDSITLTFGSTEDAEKARSVLMTSQPDLTWQVRPTGLSPKLVGEFKPTALKEIQDNAVKQNIVTLNKRVNELAVKEPVIQQQGAERIVVQLPGVQDTARAKDIIGRTATLESRLADPIVSTIAIGETPPPGMDVFRFGENRQGVFKKSVIFSGDRITDASAGFDQNQRPAVNISLDAAGGRVMQEVTRENIGKPMGMILFEKGKGEVLTIATIQGEFGSKFQITGQPTTESANDLALLLRAGSLAAPMEIIEERTIGPSLGAENIEKGFKSLIIGFGAISIFMIAYYLLFGTFSVIALAVNLLLLISVLSMLQATLTLPGIAAMALALGMAIDSNVLINERIREELRNGAAPQTAIAIGFDKAWATILDSNVTTLIAGLALLAFGSGPIKGFAVVHCLGILTSMFSAVFFSRGLVNLWYGRGKKVQKLAIGQVWRSQEK, encoded by the coding sequence ATGAATCGCTACCCTCTCTGGAAATACATAGTCATCCTCTTTGCTTTATTGATTGGAGGACTATATTCATTACCCAATTTCTTCGGAGAGGCTCCAGCGGTTCAAGTCTCGTCCGCCAAGCCAACCATCAAGGTTGATTTGGCGACACAGTCTCGAGTCGAAAAGATCCTGGCTGATGACAACATTGGTAATACCGGCATCTTCTTTGAATCTACAGGCAATGTAGGCTCAATCAAAATTCGTTTTAACAATACTGACATCCAACTTCGTGCACGCGACTTGCTGCAACAGAAATTGAACATCGATCAAAACGAACCTAATTTCACAGTCGCATTAAACTTACTCTCCAACACACCAAGCTGGTTAAGCGCACTCAATGCCTTACCGATGCCCCTTGGCCTTGACTTACGTGGCGGCGTGTACTTCTTGCTACAAGTGGACATGAAAGGCGCAGTTCAAAAGAAGGTTACTTCTTTAGCAACAGATATTCGTAGTCAACTGCGTGACAAATCGATTCGTCAACAAGGTATCGAGCGAGGCCAAGACTCTATCACTTTAACTTTCGGCAGCACTGAAGATGCTGAAAAAGCACGCTCTGTCTTGATGACTAGCCAGCCTGATCTGACCTGGCAAGTGAGGCCTACCGGCTTGTCTCCAAAACTGGTTGGCGAATTTAAACCGACTGCCTTAAAAGAAATTCAAGATAACGCAGTAAAACAAAATATCGTCACACTCAATAAGCGCGTTAATGAGTTAGCCGTTAAAGAGCCTGTGATTCAACAACAAGGTGCAGAGCGAATTGTGGTGCAGCTTCCTGGTGTGCAAGATACTGCGCGCGCTAAGGACATCATTGGTCGCACCGCAACTTTAGAGTCTAGACTAGCCGACCCAATCGTTTCGACTATCGCCATTGGTGAGACCCCACCTCCAGGTATGGATGTATTCCGCTTTGGTGAGAACCGTCAGGGCGTATTCAAAAAATCGGTCATCTTCAGTGGTGATCGCATTACTGATGCCAGCGCTGGCTTCGATCAAAACCAACGCCCTGCAGTCAATATCTCTTTAGATGCTGCTGGTGGTCGCGTCATGCAAGAAGTGACCCGTGAAAACATCGGCAAACCGATGGGCATGATTTTGTTTGAAAAAGGTAAAGGTGAGGTTCTTACGATTGCCACGATTCAAGGTGAGTTTGGCTCTAAGTTTCAAATTACTGGCCAACCAACTACCGAGAGTGCAAATGACTTAGCACTCTTGTTGCGCGCTGGCTCATTAGCAGCGCCAATGGAAATCATTGAAGAGCGCACGATTGGACCAAGCCTAGGTGCAGAGAATATTGAGAAGGGCTTTAAATCTCTGATCATTGGCTTTGGAGCAATCTCTATTTTCATGATTGCTTACTACCTCTTATTTGGTACTTTCTCAGTAATAGCCCTAGCAGTGAACTTGCTACTCTTAATTTCTGTATTGTCGATGCTGCAAGCCACCTTAACACTGCCAGGTATCGCTGCGATGGCATTGGCGCTAGGTATGGCAATTGACTCTAACGTGTTAATCAACGAACGTATTCGTGAGGAGCTGCGTAATGGTGCTGCCCCACAAACTGCGATTGCCATTGGCTTTGATAAAGCATGGGCAACGATCTTGGATTCAAACGTCACCACCTTAATCGCTGGTCTTGCATTGCTGGCATTTGGCTCTGGACCGATTAAAGGCTTTGCGGTAGTACATTGCCTTGGTATTTTGACTTCGATGTTTTCAGCAGTCTTTTTCTCACGTGGCCTGGTTAACCTTTGGTACGGCAGAGGTAAAAAAGTTCAGAAACTCGCTATCGGCCAAGTTTGGCGATCACAGGAGAAATAA